AGGATGCGCGGCTCGTCCTTACCGTGGTCGGGGGCCAGCGTCCCACGCTGCGCGGGATTTCCACCGTCCAGGCGCCGTGGGGCGAGGGGCCGACGAAGACCCTCACCTTGTTCGACCCGGTCGGCGCGAAGGCTGTCGTCCCGCGATGGGCCTCCACATGGAGGCATCGGCGCGCGGGTGCGGGGGGCGCGGCTTGGCAGCAGGACGGCGCCTTGGGCCTGGGCGACGTGGCGCTCATCCGCGACGCGACGAGTGCGCCCGTCGGCCAAGACCAGTTGGTCATCGGCGGACTGGGTCCGGCGGTCGCCGAGATGGCCACCCACTGGGACGCGAACCACGGGTTCGCGCTGACCTTCGACGGATCGGCCGCCTTGGCCAGCAGCCAGGCGTCCCCGGAGAATCGTCCGAGGTTGATGGTCGAGGTCGAGCCGGCCGCGCAGATCGACGTCGCGATGCCCGATCTGTGCGTGACTTGGATCGAACAGGGCCCGCCTCATGCCCGCCGTTCAGCAGGGCTCTCTGAGGCGAAGGATCAGGACGGCCAATCCGTGGAAGTCGTGCGCGCGGCCGGGACCCTCGCCAACCCCTTGCCGGACGGGGAGGCGATGACCTACACCGCCCACATCAAGAACCTGGGGGCGGCGTCCAGCGCAGGGCATTCCGTGCGCTGGTTCGTGAACGAGCAGCCGGGCGCTTCGACCGAGTCGCAGCAAGTCCTCGCGCCGGGGGAGGAGACGACCACCCAGATCACCGTCCCCTACCGGACTGATGCCGACCACCGCACGCAGCCGATCCGCATCGTGGTGACGCCGAAGGGGCCCGAACTGCGCCCCAACAACAATGCGCTTGAGATTCAGGCCGGGGCGCGCAGCGTCGCCCTCTACGCCGAACGCGGGTGGCTGGGCAAGTTCCAAGCGAGGTCGGGCGAGCCGTTCGAGTCGTGGGTTCAGGGACAGGTGCGCACGTGGAACGACATGGTGCTACCCCAGAGCCGTTTCTCGTTTGCGCCGGACGGGGTGCTCGAGCGTGTGCGCATCCAACGCATCGCGATCGTGGACGACGGGACGCTGCAGGGAACGCCGGCGACGCCGGGAGGCAAGCGCGACGACACGGTCGAAGCCGAATGGGGTTTTGCCGCGGGCAGCGCGGACACGATCGGGGCTGCGCGGTTCGTGGATCGAACCTTGCTGGCGACCCTCAGCACGCGTTTGGGGCTGGCGTCTTTGGCCCCCATGGGCGCCTCTTCGGCCTCGGTTCAGCTTCTTGACGGGTCCAAACGTGTGACCCGCGGCTCCGAAGATCGGTTCCCCGGTCTGATGGGCGGCGGCGATACGCGCAACGAGGCGCTGCTCGCGGGCGACTTCACGATGCCGTACGAGCCGTTCTTCGATCCGATCACCTCCACGGCCCCGTTGGAGGCCACCGATCTTTACAGCGCCACCGATGTGCTCTCGTTCAACGCCCGCATCGGCAAGCCCGTGGGGACGCCCGGCGAGATTCTCTACGACGTTCCTGCGACGACGCTGCTGCGCGTGACCGACGCCTCGGGAAACCCGGTCGCGAGCGCCGACCTCGAGCTTTACCAGTCGTCGGGCGGCCTCGTACCCAACGGCCCCCCCACCGTGACACTGAAGACCAGCGCTTCGGGCACCGTACTCCTGCCCTCGAGGCCCACCGGCGACTCGGATCCCGTGGCGACGGCCTCGGGCTTTGCGCTCAAGGCCAATCCGTTCGGGAGGATCGACCCGAAGGGAGGGAACGGACTCTTCCTTGTGAAACTGACGCGCAACGGGGTGGACGCCTGGTCCTATATCAAGCTGTGGCAACTGGTGGACTCGAAGGCCCGGAGCGGGAAGGACGTCGTCTTCTTCGACCTGCGATTTGTCGTCCCCGCCGCGCCGTTCGACCCTGCGACGAATCTTGCGACAAATCGTATTGTCGCCGACAACGCGCAGAGCCCGCCCGCGCGCCTTTCGGCGTTGGTGGACGGCAACGTCGCGACCGACATCGAGCTGGGGCCGAACGTGGGCGACTGGGTCGAGATCGATCTCGGGCGCGACCGTCCTGCCGGCGAGGTGCGCCTGGTGACGAAGGGCGGGCCGATGTGGCAGACGTTCGACATCGAGGTGTACGAGACGGGGCAGCGCCCCACCGAGGCGCAGCTTTGGGCCCGGGAGCTGGATTGGGGTTGGACCTCGCGCAATCGCTCCGACGCCGAGGATGGAGGTCTCTCCGTGGCCTATCGCGGCCGTCTGACGCGGTTCCGCTTCCTGAGGATCGTGAACACCTCGAGGGGCGCCGGGAAGTTGGCCGAGGTGCGGGTGGCGCCCGTGAAACTCGAAGGGCCGACGAACTCAAGCTCGGGGGCGATGACGACGAGATCGACAGTTAGCAGAAGGTTTACTATGACGTGACCGAAAGGGTTGTGGAGCGGTTTCATAAGAGGCGGAAGCCAAGCGTGCGACGTCATGTCGGACGGGTGTGTGGGAGTTAGGACGAAGCGTGCCCCCTCACCCCGTCTTGGGTGGGCGTCAGGGACTGTTCGCTGCTCTTGTCCGATATTCTGAGTCAGTGATCGCGCAGTACCACTTAAGAGTCAAACCGCCGACAAGCGAAAACAGAAGAATTGCGAACACTTCCATCGCGCTGGTAAATAAGACTAATGGCGGTGCAAAGTAAGCGTTAGCAGCTATCCAGAGGCAGGACCAGAAGCCCCCAAACAATAGAGACCCCCTCCAAATCAGTCCGTCCAGGCGCCATCCGCTGGCGTTCTGGATAAGACCTGCCGTGAAGAAGACTAGGAAGTTCGATCCACTGTGAACCCAACCTCGAAACTGTCCAAACGCCTCCAATCCTCCGAAGACAATGACGAAGCTGAGTGCTGATGTGACAACCAGCCCCAGAATGACGCGTGCGGCCTTGGGCCAACTCCGAATCCGCTCGACAGCGCTAGTTTCTCCAATGCCCACTTTCTTTGCTCCTCGCTCTGCTTCCGTTGATCATCCACCTGCTAAACAGGAGCGTCCAACTAAATGGGTCCTTAATGCCTTCTGATCCAATGATCGTGACACCAGCCGAACCATCTGCGATGAACCTTACTGTGCGATCGGGCATGAAGTTCGTAATGGTCCTGGGTTCAACATCCTGATCAAAAGGGTGCGGAGGGTTATTGGCCGAGAACACAGACAAGAGCAACGTGGGCGTCGTTTCCACTGTTAGGGTGAGATTCCAAATGTCCGGCCTCTTGAAGTCGTTGGCGTTGCGGATATAGGCATAGGAGCCGATCATTGGTGCAATGGATGGCGAATCGCAACCTGCTCTCCATGTATCTTGCGAATCACAAGTGGGCATATTATCCAAGACACCGGGGAAATTAGTGTCTAGGGGCAGGTTCGCTATCCCGCCATGGTCATCTGCATAAATGAGAATTGCCATGCCACACTGTCTCAGGTTGGAAAGGGCGACCGTATCCTTCGCCGAGCGCTTTGCGCGAACAAGCACAGGTGCCAACAAGCCAGCGAGAAGTGCCACGATCACCGCCACGGTGAGTATTTCGAGCAGTGTGAACCCGCGCCTTGAGTGAATAGTCATGTTTTCACCACCCAGCCTCTCGTTTGGCTCATGACGCTGGGACTGTCTCAAGCCGGAGGGCAAGAGTATGGAAGAGAAGTTACTCGCATGGTAGCACGGTCGACCGGAAGGTGAGAATCAATTCCCAAAGACCGGCACAACTCGACTCAGAGCAGTAGGTCGACAGGCCGAGTCTCATCTCCCCTGCAAATTCCGGGAGCTGTGATCGCATCCGACAGGTAAAACCATGAGCAGAGGACCAAGGGAATGGGCAAGGGGATCAAGGCGGTGGTCATGGCGGGCGGCGAAGGCTCGCGGCTCCGCCCCATCACGTCCAACCGCCCCAAGCCGCTCGTCCCCATCGGGAACCGCCCGATCATGGAGCACATCCTCGGGCTCCTCGTCCGACACGGGGTCACCGACGTCGTCGCGACGCTGCACTATCTCGCCAACGAGATCCGGGCCTACTTCGGCGATGGTGCGGATTTCGGCGTCAATCTGAGTTACAGCGTCGAGGAGAAGCCTCTTGGTACCGCGGGTTCGGTCAAGAACGCCGAGGAGTTTCTGAGCGGAGGCACGTTCCTCATCGTCTCGGGCGACGCGCTCACAGATTGCGACTTGACCAAGGCCCTCGCGTTCCACCGCGAGAGGAAGAGCCTCGCGACCCTGGTGCTCTACCGCGTCGCCAGCCCCCTGGATTTCGGCGTCGTGATCACCGACGACGAGGGGCGAATCGTGCGTTTCCTCGAAAAGCCGGGCTGGTCCGAGGTGTTCAGCGACACGGTGAACACGGGCATCTACATCCTCGAGCCCGAAGTGTTCGATACGATGGAGCCTGACCGCCGCTACGACTGGAGCCAGGACATCTTCCCCAAGCTGCTTGAGGAGGGCAAGCCCATCTACGGGTACGTGATGGGCGAGTACTGGACCGATGTCGGCTCGCTCTCGCAGTACCGCGATGCCCAGGAGCACCTGCTGGCGGGTCGCGTGGATCTCCCCATTCCCGGCGAGGAGATCGAGGACGGGGTGCGGGTCGGCCCCAACTGCCAGATCGAAGAGGGCGCGCAACTCGTGCCGCCCGTCTGTCTGGGACGGAACTGCAAGATCAAGGCGGGCGCCAAGATTGGGCCGTATACGGTGCTCGGCGACAACGCGTTGATCGAGCGCGACGCCGTGGTGGAGCGCTCGGTCCTGTGGGACAGTGCCTACCTCGGACCCAACGTGACCTTCCAGTCCGCCATCGGATGTTCCCGCATCACGATCAAACGCGACAGCTCGGTGCACGAGGACGCGGTGATCGGCGACCGGTGCCTGGTGGATGTGGACTGCACGATTCGGCCGCGGATCAAGCTATGGCCGGACAAGATCATCGAGCGCGGATCGACGGTCACGATGTCCCTGGTCTGGGGCAACAAGTGGCGCGGCAACCTCTTCCGCGACCTCGGCGTGGCGGGGCTTTCGAACATCGAGCTCACGCCGGACTTCGCCACGCGGCTCGGCTCGGCTTATGGCTCCATCTTGCCGCCCCGCAGCGTAGTGGTCTCGAGCCGGGACAGCACGCGAAGCTCCCGGATGATCAAGCGCGCGGTGATCGCCGCGCTCCTCAGCGTGGGTTGCGACGTGATCGACCTGCGCAGCGCAGCGTCCCCCATCGCGCGGTACACCGCGGCGCACGCGGGCGCCAACGGGGCGATCCACGTGCGCAAGCTGCCCGGCAACTCGCGGGTGACGCTGATGGAGATGTTCGACGCGAACGGCCTCTATCTCTCGCCCTCCATGGAGCGGAAGGTCGAAACCGCCTTCTTCCGCGAGGATTTCACGCGCACCGACCCCGACGACCTGGGCGAACTGCAGCAGATGACCCACGCGGTGGAGCAGTACCAGCGCGATTTTTTCCATCTTCTGGCCAAGCCCAGCTCAAAGCGCAAGCTTCGGATCGTGGTGGATTACGGCTACACGGCCTTCGCGTCCATCCTGCCGGCGATGCTCGCGCAGATGGGGGTGGAGTCCGTTAGCTTGAATGGCTATAACGATGCCAAGCTCGCCCCCCGTACGCCGGACGAGGTGGAGCGGCACGTGCTGAATCTGCGCCACTTCGTGGGTTCGGTGGGCTACGACTTCGGCGTACTGCTCACCGACGAGGGAGAGCGGCTGACCGTCGTGGACGACAAGGGTCGCCTCCTGAGCGGCAATACGCTGCTGGCCGTGTTGGGGACGTGTCTGGCGGGCGGCGAGGAGAACGTCTCCGTCGGGCTCAACGTCGCGGCGCCCACCAAGCTCCAAGAGCACCTCGAGGGATTGGGCGTGAGGGTCGTCCGCACCCGTGCGGACACGCCTTCGCTGATCCACACGGCGGTGGAGCAGGGGCTCACCTTGGCCGGGGATGACCGAGGCGGCTTCGTCTTTCCGGAGTTCCATCCGGGGTTCGATGCCGCCTTTGCGCTCGGCAAACTCCTGGCGTTGATGGCCCCGACCGATGGGGCGCTGCACGAGATCGTGGAGGCCCTCCCCACGTTCACACTGGCCTACGAGCAGGTGCGGTGCCCGTGGGAGGCCAAGGGGTCCGTGATGCGCCGGCTCAGCGAGGAGCATCTGGAGGACCCCTTGGTGGAGCGGCTCGACGGGCTGAAGATCCACAAGGACGGGGCCTGGGTCCTCATCTTGCCCGATGCGGTGGAGCCTGTGTTCCACGTCTACGCGGAGGCGCCGGAGCAAGCAGGGAGCGACGCGCTGGCCAAGACGTTTGTGGAGAAGATCGAGTCACTCCAGCGAGTCCCGCATTAGGCTTGTGGTTTGTGGTTTGTGGTTTGCGGTTTGCGGTTTGCGGTTTGCGGTTTGCGGTTTGCGGTTTGTGGTTTGCGGTCCCTTTGCGCCATGGCGTTCTTTGCGTGAGATGCCGTCGCTTGCGGGTTGTGGTTCGGGCTAGCTCTGGGTGGGTTCGAGGGCCTTCTCCTGCTCGAACTGGTCGTGGTAGAGCTTGGAGTACAGGCCGCCCTTCTTGAGCAACTCGGCGTGCCGACCCTGCTCCACGATGCGGCCTTCCCGCAGCACGAGGATGAGGTCGGCCTCGAGGATCGTCGAGAGCCGGTGTGCGATCGCAAACGTCGTACGACCCTGCATGAGCCCCTTCAGCGATTTCTGGATGAGCCTTTCCGAGTGCGTGTCGAGCGCCGAGGTCGCCTCGTCGAGAATGAGGATGCGCGGGTTCTTGAGAATCGCGCGTGCGATGGCGACCCGCTGCTTCTCGCCGCCCGATAGTTTGTAGCCGCGTTCGCCGACCACCGTCTCGTATCCCTCCGGCAGCGAGTCGATGTGGTCGTGGATCGCCGCCGAGCGGCACGCTTCGACCATCTCCTCGAGCGTCGCTTCGGGCTTCGCGACCCGCAGATTGTCGGCGATGGTGGCGTGGAGCAGGTAGGTCTCCTGCGTGACCGCGCCCACGATCTCCGAGACACTCGCCATGGTGAGATCGCGAAGATCCGTCCCGTCGATCGTCACCTTGCCCTCATCGGGATCGTAGAGCCTGGGGATGAGGTAGGTGAGGGTCGTCTTGCCCGCGCCCGAGGGGCCGACCAGTGCGATGAGTTGCCCGGGCTCCGCCACGAAGGTGATGTCGGAGAGCGTGGGCTCCTCGGCGTCCTGCTCATACCGGAACCCGACGTGTTCGAACGCCACGCGCCCTTCGACCTCGCCGGGCGCCAACGGGCGGGCGTCGGGGCGGTCGACGACGTCCCGCTTGAGGTCGAGGTACTCGAACAAACGGTCGAAGAGGGCCACCGAGCTGATGATCTCCACCTGGAGGCTGAGCAGGCTCGTGATGGGGAAGAACATACGGGTCTGCAGGGCGGTGAACGCGACGATTGTGCCGATCGTGATGGTCCCGTCGCCTTTGGAGATCAGGTACCCGGCGAGCCAGTAGACCAGCGCCGGCGCGACCGAGGTGATCAGCCGGATCATGCCGAAGAACAGGTACTGCAGGAGCTGCATCTTGATCTGCCAGCCCGCAAGCTTCCGGTTCTCGATGTCGAATTGGCGGGTGAGCATGTCGAGGCGTCCGCTCGTCTTGGTCAGCAGGATCCCGGAGACCGAGAGCGTCTCCTGCATCATCGAGTTCAGTTCGCTGGTTTGTTCTTGCGTGCCCTTGCGGACCTTGCGCGCGAACTCGCCCACCAAGGAGCCGATGAACGCGAAGAACGGCACCATCCCGACGGAGAGCAGCGTCAGGCGCCAGTCGAGCACGACCATCGCGATCAGCGCGGAGATGACGATGCCGAAGTTGGACAGAGCGTCGGTCAGGGTCGTGCTGACCACCGTCTGCACCCCTTGGACGTCGCTGATCAGGCGGGTCTGGATATCGCCGGTGCGCGTGGCCGTGAAGAACCGGAGCGACATGCTTTGCAGGTGCGTGAACAGGTTGTTCCGCAGGTCGCACATGATGTTCTGGCCGATCACCACGCTCCAGTAGCCGTATAGGACCGTGACACCCGCCGCGACGATGGTGATCAGCACGGTCCAGAGCGAGAACGCCATGACCGTGTGCAGGTTGCCCTTCTGAAGGCCGTCGTCGATGATGATCTTCAGGAACAGGGGCGGCAGGAGGCCCATGAGGACACCGACCATCACCGTGATCAGCGTGAGGATCACCTTGGCGCGGTAGGGCGCGAACAACCCGATCACGCGCTTCAGCGTGGCGCGGTTGAGTTTCTTCGTGTTGGCACGAGAGGAGTCGGGAGGTGCGGCCATGGGGCACTTCGATTATGACCGGCGATTTGCTACACTTGCCCTTAGCCATGGCCCACACTCCCTTCTGGACTCGCGCCGGCTTGGCCGGGTGCGCCCTCGCCCTCGCGGCCCTCGCCCTTGCGCATCCCGAGCACGGGGCGCCCCCTGACCACGATGGATTGGGGGTGGACGTTCAAGTGCGCACGGGCAATGGCGCCAACACGTTCGAAACGGTGCCAGGCTGGGGCAAGATGCCGGACGCCAAGCCGCTGGGACCGACGCACGGCGGGATCGCGCTCGACAAGGAGGGGCGCATCTACCTGAGCACGGACTCCGACCGGGCCATCTGCGTCTTCGAGCCGGACGGGACCTTCTTGCGCAGCATCGCGCTCGACTGCAAGGGGGTGCACTCGCTCTCGATTCGAGAAGAGGGAGGTCGGGAGTACCTCTATGGAGCGCACCTGGCCGGCAACCGCATCGTGAAGCTGGACCTTGACGGCAAGGTCGTCCTGCAGATCCCCAACGAAAGCACGGGCGAGGTCCCGGGCGGATGGAACGGCCTCACCGCGGTGACCGTGGCGCCCGACGGGTCGATCTTCGCGGCGATGGGCTACGGCTCGAACCTGATGCACAAGTTCGACGCAGGTGGGAAGCTGTTGAAGACCTTTGGCGGGCCGGGCAAGGGCGAGGGGCAGTTCCAGACGTGCCATGGTCTGGCGATCGACAGCCGGTTCGGCGAGCCGCGGCTGCTCGTGTGCGACCGGGAGAACCGGCGTTTGGTCCACATGGATCTCGACGGCCACTTCCTCGGCGTCTACGCCACGTTCCTGCGGCGGCCGTGCGCGGTGTCGATCCAGGGAGACCTCGCCGCAGTGGCCGAACTCGAGGGTCGTGTGACAATCGTGGACAAGAACGGAACGCCGGTCGCGTTCCTCGGGGACAACCCGGACGCGAAGCAGTGGGCGAACTACGGGGTTCCCACCGACGCGTGGAAGGAGGGGCTTTTCACCGCGCCCCACGGGCTGAGCTACGACGCCAATGGGAATCTGTACGTGCAGGATTGGAACGCCACGGGACGGGTCACGAAGCTGAAGAAGCTGGTCGCCGAGCAGTCCCAACCCTCGCTCGCCTCGATGCTCTCGTTCGGCCTCTCGGTGCCGCTGGCCGTGCTGGTGCTGGTCTCAAGGCGCCGCAGATAACCTCTGGGAGTGCGCGAGCTTGCTCGTCGCCCTGAATCCGAGCGGCTTGCCGCGAGCCCTTGCGCGCCGAACGAGTTCGGCGGGGTTACGGCGTCGCGCAAGCGCGCGCACTCCCAGGCTCTGGGTAAGCGCCGCAGATAACCTCTGGGAGTGCGCGAGCTCGCTCGTCGCCCTGAATCCGAGCGGCTTGCCGCGAGCCCTGGCGCGCCGAACGAGTTCGGCGGGGTTACGGCGTCGCGCAAGCGCGCGCACTCCCAGAATCTACAACGGCGCGGGGCGTTCCGGGCGTGTCGTGAGCTCCACGCGTCGACCCTCCTTTTCGGAACGATGTGTGCCGGCGATGATCTCCAGCACGTGAAACGCCATCTCGCCACTCGCGCGGTGCGGGCGGTCCTCCTCGATGGCTTGCGCCATGTCCCAAGCCCCGAGGCCCCGGCCGTTCTCGGCGCACCCTGGGACGAGCGGCACTTCGGACCACTCGGTTTCGCCTTCGCGCCGCACCCGCACCGAGCCGCCGAAGCCGTTGGGGTCCGGGACGCTCAGGGAGCCCTTGGTCCCGTAGACTTCGAGGCAGGGCAGTTCGGTGGCCCACACGTCGAAGCTCGTGGTGAGTTGGGCCACGGCGCCCGCATCGAACCGGATGGTGCTGACCAGATGCGTCGGGGTCTCCACTTCGATGACCTCGCCGTTGCGGGGGCGGCTGGTGATCGTTCGCGTCGGGAAGGTCGTTTGGGCCATGCCGACCACCTGCGAGGCGGGCCCGAGAAGCGAGACGAGCGCGGTCAGATAGTAGGGTCCCATGTCGTAGAGCGGGCCGCCGCCGAACTCGTAGTAGAACTGCGGCGAGGGGTGCCAGGACTCGTGGCCGTGGCAAAGCATGAACCCGTTCGCCCCGATCGGGTCGCCGATCATCCCATCGTCCAGAATCTTGCGGCACGTTTGGAGGGCCGCGCCGAGGAAGGTGTCGGGGGCGCAACCGATGCGAAGTCCCCTTTCGGCAGCCTGCTCCAGAAGCTCTCGCCCCTCGTGCAGCTCGATCGCCAAAGGCTTCTCAGAGTAGACGTGCTTTCCCGAGCGAAGGGCGAGCAGGCTGACCTCGTGGTGCGCCTTGGGCACCGTCAGGTTCAGGATCATGTCGACCGACGGGTCGGCGAGGATCTCTTCGACCTTCGCCGAGGGCACCCCGTAGCGCACACCCACCTCGGAGCACCGTTGCAGGTCGAGATCCGCGCACGCGACGACTTCGACTCCATCGAGCTTCGCCAGGTTCTCAAAGTAGATGCCGCTGATCGCTCCGCAGCCGATGATGCCGATGCGTTTCATGACTTCACCCCAAGCGCGAGGGGTTGAGCCCCTCGAGTTCCGGAAGCACAAAGAGGCCGTCCTTGCGGACCAGGACGCCGTCGAACCACACTTCGCCGCCGCCGTACTCCGGGCGCTGGATGCACACGGTGTCCCAGTGGATCGCCGACTTGTTGCCGTTGCCGCCGGGGCCCTCGTAGGCGTTGCCCGGCGTGAGGTGGAACGAGCCGGCGATCTTCTCGTCGAACAGCGTGTCCTTCATCGGGTGCAGCACGTAGGGGTTGTAGCCCAGCGACCACTCGCCGAAGTAGCGCGCCCCCTCGTCGGTGTCGAGGATCTCGTTCAGTTTGTCGGTCTGATCGCCCGCGCTCGCCTCGACGATTTTGCCGTTCTTCACCACATAGCGGATGTCCTTGAACTCGGTGCCCTGGTAGAGCGAGACGGTGTTGTACTGCACGGTCCCGTTCATCGAGTCGCGCACGGGACAGGAGAAGCACTCGCCGTCCGGGATGTTCCGGTGCCCCGAGCACGGCACGGCCCCGATGCCCTTGATCGAGAACTCGAGGTCGGTGCCGGGGCCCTTGAGGTGCACCCGGTCGGTGCGGGCCATCAGCTCTTGCAGCGGCTCGGCGGCTTTCTCCATCTTCGCGTAGTCGAGCGTGCAGACGTCGAAGTAGAACTTCTCGAACGCCTCGGTGCTCATGTTCGCCTGCTGCGCCATGCCGGGGGTGGGCCAGCGCAGCGCCACCCACTTGGTGTTGGGCACGCGCGTCTCGAAGACCACGGGGATGGCGTACACCTTCTGCCACATCGTCATGGTCGCGCCGGGAATGTCCGAAAGCTCCGCGTAGTTGTCGCTGCCGCGCAGCGCGATGTAGGCGGTCACCTGGTCCATCTCGAACTTCTCGGCGTCGGCGATGGTTTTGGCGTTGGCCTCGGTCATGCCGAGCATCATCTGCCGGCGCACGATGCCGCTCTCCAGGCGCGTGAGTACCTTGGCGCCTTTGGATTGCCCCACGCGGACGATCTCCGCCACGCACTCGTCGGGGATGTCGAACGCATGCACGAGCAGCGTGTCGTCGGAGGTCAGTTCGGTCGAGTGGGTGCAGAGCAGTTCGGCAAGGCGCGTCACGCGGGGATCGAGCATGAGATGAGAATACCGGGAGGGGGGAGGCGTGAGGC
This window of the Fimbriimonadaceae bacterium genome carries:
- a CDS encoding type II secretion system GspH family protein; translation: MRQSQRHEPNERLGGENMTIHSRRGFTLLEILTVAVIVALLAGLLAPVLVRAKRSAKDTVALSNLRQCGMAILIYADDHGGIANLPLDTNFPGVLDNMPTCDSQDTWRAGCDSPSIAPMIGSYAYIRNANDFKRPDIWNLTLTVETTPTLLLSVFSANNPPHPFDQDVEPRTITNFMPDRTVRFIADGSAGVTIIGSEGIKDPFSWTLLFSRWMINGSRARSKESGHWRN
- a CDS encoding sugar phosphate nucleotidyltransferase, with the translated sequence MGKGIKAVVMAGGEGSRLRPITSNRPKPLVPIGNRPIMEHILGLLVRHGVTDVVATLHYLANEIRAYFGDGADFGVNLSYSVEEKPLGTAGSVKNAEEFLSGGTFLIVSGDALTDCDLTKALAFHRERKSLATLVLYRVASPLDFGVVITDDEGRIVRFLEKPGWSEVFSDTVNTGIYILEPEVFDTMEPDRRYDWSQDIFPKLLEEGKPIYGYVMGEYWTDVGSLSQYRDAQEHLLAGRVDLPIPGEEIEDGVRVGPNCQIEEGAQLVPPVCLGRNCKIKAGAKIGPYTVLGDNALIERDAVVERSVLWDSAYLGPNVTFQSAIGCSRITIKRDSSVHEDAVIGDRCLVDVDCTIRPRIKLWPDKIIERGSTVTMSLVWGNKWRGNLFRDLGVAGLSNIELTPDFATRLGSAYGSILPPRSVVVSSRDSTRSSRMIKRAVIAALLSVGCDVIDLRSAASPIARYTAAHAGANGAIHVRKLPGNSRVTLMEMFDANGLYLSPSMERKVETAFFREDFTRTDPDDLGELQQMTHAVEQYQRDFFHLLAKPSSKRKLRIVVDYGYTAFASILPAMLAQMGVESVSLNGYNDAKLAPRTPDEVERHVLNLRHFVGSVGYDFGVLLTDEGERLTVVDDKGRLLSGNTLLAVLGTCLAGGEENVSVGLNVAAPTKLQEHLEGLGVRVVRTRADTPSLIHTAVEQGLTLAGDDRGGFVFPEFHPGFDAAFALGKLLALMAPTDGALHEIVEALPTFTLAYEQVRCPWEAKGSVMRRLSEEHLEDPLVERLDGLKIHKDGAWVLILPDAVEPVFHVYAEAPEQAGSDALAKTFVEKIESLQRVPH
- a CDS encoding ABC transporter ATP-binding protein/permease, with translation MAAPPDSSRANTKKLNRATLKRVIGLFAPYRAKVILTLITVMVGVLMGLLPPLFLKIIIDDGLQKGNLHTVMAFSLWTVLITIVAAGVTVLYGYWSVVIGQNIMCDLRNNLFTHLQSMSLRFFTATRTGDIQTRLISDVQGVQTVVSTTLTDALSNFGIVISALIAMVVLDWRLTLLSVGMVPFFAFIGSLVGEFARKVRKGTQEQTSELNSMMQETLSVSGILLTKTSGRLDMLTRQFDIENRKLAGWQIKMQLLQYLFFGMIRLITSVAPALVYWLAGYLISKGDGTITIGTIVAFTALQTRMFFPITSLLSLQVEIISSVALFDRLFEYLDLKRDVVDRPDARPLAPGEVEGRVAFEHVGFRYEQDAEEPTLSDITFVAEPGQLIALVGPSGAGKTTLTYLIPRLYDPDEGKVTIDGTDLRDLTMASVSEIVGAVTQETYLLHATIADNLRVAKPEATLEEMVEACRSAAIHDHIDSLPEGYETVVGERGYKLSGGEKQRVAIARAILKNPRILILDEATSALDTHSERLIQKSLKGLMQGRTTFAIAHRLSTILEADLILVLREGRIVEQGRHAELLKKGGLYSKLYHDQFEQEKALEPTQS
- a CDS encoding Gfo/Idh/MocA family oxidoreductase → MKRIGIIGCGAISGIYFENLAKLDGVEVVACADLDLQRCSEVGVRYGVPSAKVEEILADPSVDMILNLTVPKAHHEVSLLALRSGKHVYSEKPLAIELHEGRELLEQAAERGLRIGCAPDTFLGAALQTCRKILDDGMIGDPIGANGFMLCHGHESWHPSPQFYYEFGGGPLYDMGPYYLTALVSLLGPASQVVGMAQTTFPTRTITSRPRNGEVIEVETPTHLVSTIRFDAGAVAQLTTSFDVWATELPCLEVYGTKGSLSVPDPNGFGGSVRVRREGETEWSEVPLVPGCAENGRGLGAWDMAQAIEEDRPHRASGEMAFHVLEIIAGTHRSEKEGRRVELTTRPERPAPL
- a CDS encoding aminopeptidase, which encodes MLDPRVTRLAELLCTHSTELTSDDTLLVHAFDIPDECVAEIVRVGQSKGAKVLTRLESGIVRRQMMLGMTEANAKTIADAEKFEMDQVTAYIALRGSDNYAELSDIPGATMTMWQKVYAIPVVFETRVPNTKWVALRWPTPGMAQQANMSTEAFEKFYFDVCTLDYAKMEKAAEPLQELMARTDRVHLKGPGTDLEFSIKGIGAVPCSGHRNIPDGECFSCPVRDSMNGTVQYNTVSLYQGTEFKDIRYVVKNGKIVEASAGDQTDKLNEILDTDEGARYFGEWSLGYNPYVLHPMKDTLFDEKIAGSFHLTPGNAYEGPGGNGNKSAIHWDTVCIQRPEYGGGEVWFDGVLVRKDGLFVLPELEGLNPSRLG